A section of the Amycolatopsis sp. AA4 genome encodes:
- a CDS encoding xanthine dehydrogenase family protein subunit M, which translates to MKPAAFAYHRAHDVADAVGLLSDLAGQGREPKAIAGGQSLMPMMSFRLARPSDLVDLGRLRDLLGMTDLAQEGSTLRIGAMTTHRQVELAQLEPGFAVLAEAMRYVGHLPIRSRGTVGGSLVHGDATAEWCMLALLLDAVIVAEGPNGRREIPAGEMFYGFYATAVEADEVVTEVRFTRAAPKSALTEFSRRAGDFATVAAAVSLEPRADGSLEGGRVVLGGVAPAPLRIPEAEAVLADGAPGPELFAECGRAAAEAIDPRSDAQGSADYRRALTRTLVARSLGQAWQRGDR; encoded by the coding sequence ATGAAGCCCGCCGCGTTCGCCTACCATCGGGCGCACGATGTCGCCGACGCCGTCGGCCTGCTTTCCGACCTCGCCGGGCAAGGGCGGGAGCCGAAAGCGATCGCGGGCGGGCAGAGCCTGATGCCGATGATGAGCTTCCGGCTGGCCCGCCCGAGCGACCTGGTCGACCTCGGGCGGCTGCGGGACCTGCTGGGGATGACCGACCTCGCACAGGAAGGCTCGACGCTCCGCATCGGCGCGATGACGACCCACCGCCAGGTCGAATTAGCCCAGCTCGAACCCGGTTTCGCGGTGCTGGCGGAGGCGATGCGGTACGTCGGGCACCTGCCGATCCGGTCGCGCGGCACGGTCGGCGGCAGCCTCGTGCACGGCGACGCCACCGCGGAGTGGTGCATGCTCGCGCTGCTGCTGGACGCGGTGATCGTCGCGGAAGGCCCGAACGGCCGTCGCGAAATCCCGGCCGGAGAGATGTTCTACGGCTTCTACGCGACCGCGGTGGAGGCGGACGAGGTCGTGACCGAGGTGCGATTCACCCGGGCGGCGCCGAAATCCGCGTTGACCGAGTTTTCCCGGCGTGCCGGGGATTTCGCGACGGTAGCGGCGGCGGTTTCGCTCGAACCTCGCGCGGACGGGTCGCTGGAAGGCGGCCGGGTGGTGCTCGGCGGCGTCGCGCCCGCGCCGTTGCGGATCCCGGAAGCGGAGGCGGTGCTGGCGGACGGCGCGCCGGGGCCGGAGCTGTTCGCCGAATGCGGCCGGGCGGCGGCGGAGGCGATCGATCCGCGGAGCGACGCGCAGGGGAGCGCGGACTATCGGCGGGCGTTGACGAGGACGTTGGTGGCGCGGAGTTTGGGCCAGGCTTGGCAGAGGGGAGACCGCTGA
- a CDS encoding xanthine dehydrogenase family protein molybdopterin-binding subunit, giving the protein MAGKPGEPRFDGRGGKWIGASVRRREDPRLVTGRGRFVDDIHLHGMLHAGFVRATVAHGKITGLDLGAAREVDGVVAAYSAEDLQLGDMVALLDRPPEEFTPTTMPILARGKVRFVGEPVALVVAKDPYAVEDGIEAAQVSYEVLDAVVSEETALAEDAPLVHEDAPNNVLLDVTAFDTPGVDEAFADGCVIELVTRSGRQNALPLETRGAVASWDDRDEQLLVQTCSQVPHQVRTVLARSLRIPERSVRVVVPDMGGGFGQKCVVGREEIAVAAAAKLLRRPVKWIEDRSEALASGFLAREQRYRTRAAFTPEGELTALESDIVCDMGAYSCYPFTVGIEPLMAAAEMPSVYRVPAYRVRARAITSNKAPTAPYRGVSRPQYVMVMERIMDLAARKLGLDPVEIRRRNVITEFPYTGINKVTYDPGSYLESLELGEKILRDEGWYDLREKNPYIGIGYSCFSERTGYGSEAFAKRKMTVVPGFDVSEIRMDLTGSVVVTSGTINHGQSHETTFAQIVAERLGVDLAKVKLRQGDTERISYGWGTFASRSVTIGGSAVATAATRLGEQLCVIAAHLMDTRVENVGLDGDGGVIQLDDPSQRLSFEEIADVAYLRSHLLPKEAEPTLTATAAFDVPGDGTFSNATHAVVVEADPGTGQVKILRYACVEDCGVVINPKVVDGQARGGIAQGIAGALFEEVTYAENGEPSAASFIDYLVPTAAEIPDITVDHLETPCAFTESGAKGAGEGGTIGAPAAVLNAVNDLLWHTGVQLEQTPIHPESVLAALAAADREKAGTGA; this is encoded by the coding sequence ATGGCCGGCAAGCCCGGGGAACCCCGGTTCGACGGACGGGGCGGCAAGTGGATCGGCGCGTCCGTGCGCCGTCGCGAGGATCCGCGGCTGGTCACCGGCCGGGGGCGGTTCGTGGACGACATTCACCTCCACGGCATGCTGCACGCCGGGTTCGTGCGCGCGACCGTCGCGCACGGCAAGATCACCGGACTCGACCTCGGCGCCGCCCGCGAGGTGGACGGCGTCGTGGCCGCGTACTCGGCGGAAGACCTGCAACTCGGCGACATGGTCGCGCTGCTGGACCGTCCGCCCGAGGAATTCACCCCGACCACGATGCCGATCCTCGCGCGCGGCAAAGTCCGGTTCGTCGGCGAACCGGTCGCGCTGGTCGTCGCGAAGGATCCGTACGCGGTCGAGGACGGGATCGAGGCCGCGCAGGTGAGTTACGAGGTCCTCGACGCCGTGGTGTCCGAGGAAACCGCGCTCGCCGAGGACGCGCCGCTGGTGCACGAGGACGCGCCGAACAACGTGCTGCTCGACGTCACGGCGTTCGACACCCCGGGCGTGGACGAAGCGTTCGCGGACGGGTGCGTGATCGAGCTGGTCACCCGCAGCGGGCGGCAGAACGCGTTGCCGCTGGAAACCCGCGGCGCGGTGGCGTCCTGGGACGACCGCGACGAGCAGCTTCTCGTCCAGACGTGCAGTCAGGTGCCCCACCAGGTGCGTACCGTGCTGGCGCGTTCGCTGCGGATTCCGGAGCGCTCGGTGCGCGTGGTGGTCCCGGACATGGGCGGCGGCTTCGGGCAGAAATGCGTTGTCGGACGCGAGGAGATCGCGGTCGCGGCTGCCGCGAAACTGTTGCGGCGTCCGGTGAAATGGATCGAGGACCGCAGCGAAGCGCTCGCGTCCGGGTTCCTCGCGCGCGAGCAGCGGTACCGCACCCGCGCCGCGTTCACTCCGGAGGGCGAGCTGACCGCGCTCGAGTCCGACATCGTCTGCGACATGGGCGCGTACTCGTGCTATCCGTTCACCGTCGGCATCGAACCGCTGATGGCGGCGGCGGAAATGCCGTCGGTGTACCGGGTTCCGGCCTATCGCGTGCGGGCCAGGGCGATCACCAGCAACAAGGCGCCGACCGCGCCGTACCGCGGGGTCAGCCGTCCGCAGTACGTCATGGTGATGGAGCGGATCATGGACCTGGCCGCGCGGAAGCTCGGCCTCGACCCGGTGGAGATCCGCCGCCGCAACGTGATCACCGAGTTCCCGTACACCGGGATCAACAAGGTCACCTACGACCCCGGCAGCTACCTCGAATCGCTCGAGCTGGGCGAGAAGATCCTCCGCGACGAGGGCTGGTATGACCTCCGCGAGAAGAACCCGTATATCGGCATCGGTTACAGCTGCTTCTCCGAGCGCACCGGCTACGGCTCGGAAGCGTTCGCGAAGCGGAAAATGACTGTCGTCCCGGGCTTCGACGTGAGCGAGATCCGGATGGATCTCACCGGTTCCGTCGTGGTCACGAGCGGCACGATCAACCACGGGCAGTCCCACGAGACGACGTTCGCGCAGATCGTCGCGGAACGGCTCGGCGTCGACCTCGCCAAGGTCAAGCTGCGCCAGGGCGACACCGAGCGAATTTCGTACGGCTGGGGCACTTTCGCGTCCCGTTCGGTGACCATCGGCGGCTCCGCGGTGGCAACGGCGGCGACCCGGCTGGGCGAGCAGCTTTGCGTGATCGCGGCGCACCTGATGGACACCCGCGTCGAGAACGTCGGCCTCGACGGCGACGGCGGGGTCATCCAGCTCGACGACCCCAGTCAGCGGCTTTCGTTCGAGGAGATCGCCGACGTCGCGTACCTGCGCAGCCACCTGCTGCCCAAGGAAGCCGAGCCGACGCTCACCGCCACCGCGGCGTTCGACGTCCCCGGCGACGGCACGTTCTCGAACGCCACGCACGCGGTCGTGGTCGAGGCGGATCCGGGCACCGGGCAGGTGAAAATCCTCCGCTACGCCTGCGTCGAGGACTGCGGCGTGGTGATCAACCCGAAGGTGGTCGACGGGCAGGCGCGCGGCGGCATCGCGCAGGGCATCGCCGGGGCGCTGTTCGAGGAGGTCACCTACGCGGAGAACGGCGAACCGTCGGCGGCGAGCTTCATCGACTACCTCGTCCCGACCGCCGCGGAGATCCCTGACATCACCGTCGACCATCTCGAAACCCCGTGCGCCTTCACCGAAAGCGGCGCGAAGGGGGCCGGGGAAGGCGGCACGATCGGCGCGCCCGCCGCGGTGCTCAACGCGGTCAACGACCTCCTCTGGCACACCGGGGTCCAGCTGGAGCAGACCCCGATCCACCCCGAGTCCGTCCTCGCCGCGCTCGCCGCGGCCGACCGGGAGAAAGCGGGTACCGGCGCATGA
- a CDS encoding (2Fe-2S)-binding protein, with protein MTDKQLIVLTVNGEEHELLVEPRWTLLDVLRHNVGLTGTHVGCEHGVCGACTILVDGEPVRACLMYAVQAEGCAIRTVEDLGTPEEPNDLQQAFSEHHGLQCGFCTPGFLMLAEGFLAQEPSPTRDEIRETVSSNLCRCTGYQTIVDAIEATAAKRAAESARKEDAVR; from the coding sequence ATGACCGACAAACAGCTGATCGTCCTGACCGTCAACGGCGAGGAGCACGAACTGCTCGTCGAACCGCGGTGGACGCTGCTCGACGTGCTGCGGCACAACGTGGGCCTCACCGGCACGCACGTCGGCTGCGAGCACGGCGTGTGCGGGGCGTGCACGATCCTGGTCGACGGCGAACCGGTGCGCGCCTGCCTGATGTACGCCGTGCAGGCGGAAGGCTGCGCGATCCGGACCGTCGAGGACCTCGGCACCCCGGAGGAGCCGAACGACCTGCAGCAGGCGTTTTCGGAGCATCACGGCCTGCAGTGCGGGTTCTGCACGCCCGGTTTCCTGATGCTCGCCGAAGGGTTCCTCGCCCAGGAGCCGTCGCCGACGCGCGACGAGATCCGCGAGACGGTGTCGTCGAACCTGTGCCGCTGCACCGGCTATCAGACCATTGTGGACGCGATCGAGGCGACCGCCGCGAAGCGGGCCGCCGAATCAGCCAGGAAAGAGGACGCCGTCCGATGA
- a CDS encoding SRPBCC family protein, translating into MILENTLDLPGDPDTVFALLNDVERVAGCLPGAVLEGRDGESYLGKVKFKVGPVSAAYAGKVRFTEIAEGERRLRLSARGADSHGNGDAEADVTLTLVPGPKGSSLNLRTDLVVRGKIAQFGKGAISTVSNRILQQFAQNLGALLENGGSAPEPAETAPTAAASDSLDGLSMLLPPNAKRYLPVVAAGALGLFQGWLLGRVRSQNKLIKELLRERA; encoded by the coding sequence ATGATTCTCGAGAACACCCTTGACCTCCCCGGCGATCCGGACACGGTGTTCGCGCTGCTCAACGACGTCGAGCGGGTCGCGGGCTGCCTGCCCGGCGCGGTGCTGGAGGGCCGCGACGGCGAGTCCTACCTCGGCAAGGTCAAGTTCAAGGTCGGCCCGGTCAGCGCCGCGTACGCGGGCAAGGTCCGGTTCACCGAGATCGCCGAGGGCGAGCGCCGGCTGCGGCTGTCGGCCCGGGGCGCGGACAGCCACGGCAACGGCGACGCCGAAGCGGACGTCACGCTGACCCTCGTGCCCGGTCCGAAGGGGTCGTCGCTGAACCTGCGCACCGATCTCGTGGTGCGGGGCAAGATCGCGCAGTTCGGCAAGGGCGCGATCAGCACGGTGTCGAACCGGATCCTGCAGCAGTTCGCGCAGAATCTCGGCGCGCTGCTGGAGAACGGCGGCAGCGCGCCGGAACCGGCCGAAACCGCGCCAACCGCGGCCGCTTCGGATTCGCTGGACGGCCTGTCGATGCTGCTCCCGCCCAACGCGAAGCGCTATCTCCCGGTCGTCGCGGCGGGCGCGCTCGGGCTGTTCCAGGGCTGGCTGCTCGGGCGGGTCCGGTCGCAGAACAAGCTGATCAAGGAGCTGCTCCGTGAACGCGCCTGA
- a CDS encoding isochorismatase family protein, with product MNAPENGLHGAETDQTYARAGFGAAVPRGTAPVLVVVDLTRGFTEPEFPSGADLSAEVEAADVLVRAAHESGAPVVYTAISYPPAEADGDAIAWLRKAPGMRSLREGSAEVALDPRLERHDTDHLIVKKGASAFHGTSLAALLAGLGADTVLVCGATTSGCVRATAVDAVQSGFNTLVVRDACGDRARGPHDAALFDLQAKYADVIGLGEGVELLAKAR from the coding sequence GTGAACGCGCCTGAGAACGGACTGCACGGCGCCGAGACCGACCAGACCTACGCCCGCGCGGGGTTCGGCGCCGCGGTGCCGAGGGGAACCGCACCGGTGCTGGTCGTGGTCGACCTGACCCGCGGCTTCACCGAACCGGAATTCCCTTCGGGCGCAGACCTTTCCGCCGAAGTCGAAGCCGCCGACGTGCTGGTCCGGGCCGCGCACGAGAGCGGGGCTCCAGTCGTCTACACCGCGATCAGCTATCCGCCCGCCGAGGCGGACGGCGACGCGATCGCGTGGCTGCGCAAGGCTCCTGGCATGCGCAGCCTGCGCGAGGGAAGCGCCGAAGTCGCGCTCGATCCGCGGCTGGAACGGCACGACACCGACCACCTCATCGTCAAGAAGGGCGCGTCCGCGTTCCACGGAACGAGCCTTGCCGCGCTGCTCGCCGGCCTTGGTGCGGACACCGTGCTGGTCTGCGGCGCGACGACCTCGGGTTGCGTTCGAGCCACCGCTGTCGACGCCGTGCAGTCCGGCTTCAACACGCTCGTCGTACGGGACGCCTGCGGCGACCGCGCGCGCGGACCGCACGACGCCGCTCTCTTTGACCTGCAAGCCAAATACGCCGATGTGATCGGCCTGGGCGAGGGCGTCGAGCTGCTCGCCAAGGCCCGCTAG
- a CDS encoding alpha/beta fold hydrolase yields the protein MSSVSDRVLTQPALAELADVPATSVWVRSGPVRLHVLDYGPADGVPLVVLPGITSPAITMDFVARELTDLVRPLVLDVRGRGLSDDGPSYALDAYAADVDAVIDQLQLSEPLLFGHSMGARIAARAANSGQGTILADPPMSHADRPYPTTLDTFAVQLDQAQRGTDADEVAASWPRWPRREQELRAGWLASCSRTAIAATHAGFESEEFLPLWEKLAGPAVLLFGQDSPVVTRDDVTALAQVNPAHQLVGIENAGHMIFWDEPQRALQALRSALKDLLAART from the coding sequence ATGTCTTCAGTGTCCGACCGGGTGCTGACCCAGCCCGCGCTCGCCGAACTGGCGGACGTCCCGGCGACCAGCGTCTGGGTGCGCTCCGGCCCAGTCCGGCTGCACGTCCTCGACTACGGCCCGGCCGACGGTGTCCCGCTGGTGGTCCTGCCCGGGATCACCAGCCCGGCGATCACCATGGATTTCGTCGCCCGCGAGCTGACCGACCTGGTCCGCCCGCTGGTGCTGGACGTCCGCGGCCGCGGCCTGTCCGACGACGGACCCAGCTACGCCCTGGACGCCTACGCCGCGGACGTCGACGCCGTCATCGACCAGCTCCAGCTGTCCGAGCCGCTGTTGTTCGGCCACTCGATGGGCGCGCGAATCGCCGCCAGGGCCGCGAATTCCGGTCAGGGCACGATCCTCGCGGACCCGCCGATGAGCCACGCGGACCGACCGTATCCGACCACTTTGGACACTTTCGCCGTTCAACTCGACCAAGCTCAGCGCGGTACCGACGCGGACGAGGTCGCCGCTTCGTGGCCCCGGTGGCCGCGCCGGGAACAGGAACTGCGCGCCGGATGGCTCGCGTCGTGCTCCCGGACCGCGATCGCCGCGACGCACGCGGGGTTCGAGTCCGAGGAATTCCTTCCGCTGTGGGAAAAACTGGCCGGCCCGGCCGTGTTGCTGTTCGGCCAGGACAGCCCGGTGGTGACGCGGGACGACGTCACCGCGCTGGCGCAGGTCAACCCGGCGCATCAGCTGGTCGGCATCGAAAACGCCGGGCACATGATCTTCTGGGACGAACCTCAGCGCGCTCTGCAGGCGCTGCGCTCGGCGCTGAAAGACCTGCTCGCCGCTCGCACCTGA
- a CDS encoding aspartate/glutamate racemase family protein — protein sequence MTDHHIGMIVPSSNLTMETELPRMLRAREERYPEDRFVFHSARARMQHVTPEQLRAMNAQAERAATELADARPGVVATACLVAIMAQGPGYHCTAEESITSALRAEGSDAPVVSSAGALLSGIAALEAKRVAIVTPYLMPLTQAVIEYLEDAGVEVVDSLSLEVPDNLAVARLDPADLLEHYRKLDLSRADALVLSACVQMPSLPSIQPVQDAVGIPVLSAATATTFRILSELGVRPEVPGAGHLLSGKVSAAQAA from the coding sequence ATGACCGACCACCACATCGGGATGATCGTCCCGAGTTCCAACCTGACCATGGAAACCGAGCTGCCGCGGATGCTGCGCGCCCGCGAGGAGCGGTACCCGGAGGACCGGTTCGTCTTCCACTCGGCCCGCGCGCGGATGCAGCACGTGACGCCCGAGCAGTTGCGCGCGATGAACGCCCAGGCGGAACGCGCGGCGACCGAACTGGCCGACGCGCGGCCGGGCGTCGTGGCGACCGCGTGCCTGGTCGCGATCATGGCGCAGGGACCGGGTTATCACTGCACCGCCGAGGAGTCGATCACGTCGGCGTTGCGCGCGGAAGGTTCCGACGCGCCAGTGGTTTCGTCGGCAGGTGCGCTCCTGTCCGGGATCGCCGCGCTGGAGGCGAAGCGGGTCGCGATCGTGACGCCGTATCTGATGCCGTTGACTCAGGCGGTGATCGAGTACCTGGAGGACGCGGGCGTCGAGGTGGTCGATTCGCTTTCGCTGGAGGTGCCGGACAACCTGGCGGTGGCGCGGCTGGATCCGGCGGATTTGCTGGAGCACTACCGGAAACTGGATCTTTCGCGGGCGGACGCGCTGGTGTTGTCGGCGTGCGTGCAGATGCCTTCGCTGCCGTCGATCCAGCCGGTCCAGGACGCGGTGGGGATCCCGGTGCTCTCGGCGGCCACGGCCACGACGTTCCGGATCCTCAGCGAGCTGGGCGTGCGGCCGGAGGTACCGGGCGCGGGGCATTTGCTGAGCGGGAAGGTTTCGGCGGCGCAGGCTGCTTGA
- a CDS encoding LLM class flavin-dependent oxidoreductase translates to MPDYGHDLQFGVILLPEAASPDTVTRLAEAADTAGLDLLSVPDHPYRPDLLDAWTVLSVVAARTERLRVFPNVANLPLRPPAVLARSAASLDLLSGGRAELALGAGAYWDEIEAQGGPRYTPGEAFAALAEAIDVIRALWTPGPPATVSGTRHRLTGTPPGPFPVHRMEIWLGALGPRMLRLIGRVADGWLPSRTRIPPDRLPAANAIIDEAARKAGRSPAEIRRLYNLPGIPSGSTDAWAEQLAELALTHGMSAFLLSVDSADAIRLFAREVASRVRELVSARR, encoded by the coding sequence ATGCCTGACTACGGCCACGACCTCCAGTTCGGCGTCATCCTCCTGCCGGAAGCCGCCAGTCCCGACACCGTCACGAGGCTCGCTGAAGCCGCCGACACCGCCGGGCTCGACCTGCTCAGCGTCCCCGACCATCCGTACCGGCCAGACCTGCTCGACGCGTGGACCGTCCTGAGCGTCGTCGCGGCGCGCACCGAGCGGCTGCGCGTGTTCCCCAACGTCGCGAACCTGCCTCTGCGCCCGCCCGCGGTGCTCGCGCGCTCGGCGGCAAGCCTCGACCTGCTCAGCGGCGGCCGCGCCGAACTCGCCCTCGGCGCCGGCGCGTACTGGGACGAGATCGAAGCGCAGGGCGGTCCGCGGTACACGCCCGGCGAGGCCTTCGCCGCGCTCGCGGAAGCGATCGACGTCATCCGTGCACTGTGGACACCCGGGCCGCCCGCCACTGTGTCCGGCACTCGTCATCGGCTCACCGGCACGCCGCCGGGCCCGTTCCCGGTGCACCGCATGGAGATCTGGCTCGGCGCGCTCGGCCCGCGAATGCTGCGCCTGATCGGCCGGGTTGCGGACGGCTGGCTGCCGAGCAGGACCCGCATCCCGCCGGACCGGCTGCCCGCCGCGAACGCGATCATCGACGAGGCGGCCCGGAAGGCAGGCCGCTCCCCTGCCGAGATCCGGCGGCTGTACAACCTGCCGGGGATTCCGTCCGGCAGCACCGACGCCTGGGCCGAGCAGCTGGCCGAACTGGCGCTCACGCACGGGATGAGCGCGTTTCTCTTGTCGGTGGATTCCGCCGACGCGATCCGATTGTTCGCGCGGGAGGTCGCGTCTCGGGTCCGGGAGCTGGTGTCCGCTCGGCGGTGA
- a CDS encoding MarR family winged helix-turn-helix transcriptional regulator translates to MDELRPPTLLALPSYLAGHVARIGRRELADALETYGLRLPHFAVLAGLSDFGPLAQHALADRLGLNRSHLVGYLDELERRSLVGRERDSADRRRHRVALTEAGKALTRELKAEASRSQDVFLAELSASERETLISLLRRVVVADARARSGAGAAG, encoded by the coding sequence ATGGACGAACTGCGCCCGCCGACCCTGCTCGCGCTGCCCTCGTACCTGGCCGGGCACGTCGCGCGGATCGGGCGCCGCGAGCTGGCCGACGCGCTCGAGACGTACGGCCTCCGGCTGCCGCATTTCGCCGTGCTGGCCGGGCTTTCCGACTTCGGGCCGCTGGCGCAGCACGCGCTCGCCGACCGGCTCGGTCTCAACCGCAGCCACCTGGTGGGATACCTCGACGAACTGGAACGCCGGTCCCTCGTCGGCCGCGAACGCGACTCGGCCGACCGGCGGCGCCACCGCGTCGCGCTCACCGAGGCCGGGAAGGCACTGACGCGCGAGCTGAAGGCCGAGGCGAGCCGCTCGCAGGACGTGTTCCTCGCCGAACTGTCCGCATCGGAACGCGAGACCCTGATTTCCCTGCTGCGGCGGGTGGTGGTCGCCGACGCCCGGGCGCGCTCGGGAGCCGGCGCGGCCGGGTAG
- a CDS encoding hemerythrin domain-containing protein, translated as MAAPTRTDLITVITDDHRDVERVFAELEAEPEAGNRKDVVDHVIAELVRHSVAEEQLMYPAARKHLDDGDKIADHEIEEHAEAEKVMKQLERKNPGEPEFEELLGKLIADVRHHIKDEENDLLPRLREACSAEELDRLGEQVLAAKKIAPTRPHPHAPSTPPANLVLAPGAAFVDKIRDALTGRKS; from the coding sequence ATGGCCGCACCCACCCGAACCGATCTCATCACCGTGATCACCGACGACCATCGCGACGTCGAGCGGGTGTTCGCCGAACTCGAGGCCGAACCCGAGGCGGGCAACCGGAAAGACGTGGTCGACCACGTGATCGCCGAGCTGGTCCGGCATTCGGTCGCGGAAGAGCAGCTCATGTACCCGGCCGCGCGCAAGCACCTCGACGACGGCGACAAGATCGCCGACCACGAGATCGAGGAGCATGCCGAGGCGGAGAAGGTGATGAAGCAGCTCGAGCGCAAGAACCCCGGCGAACCGGAGTTCGAGGAGCTGCTCGGCAAGCTGATCGCCGACGTCCGCCACCACATCAAGGACGAGGAAAACGACCTGCTGCCGCGGCTGCGCGAGGCGTGTTCGGCCGAGGAGCTGGACCGGCTGGGCGAACAGGTGCTGGCGGCGAAGAAGATCGCGCCGACCCGGCCGCATCCGCACGCGCCGAGCACCCCGCCGGCGAACCTGGTCCTCGCGCCGGGCGCGGCGTTCGTCGACAAGATCCGCGACGCGCTGACCGGGCGGAAGAGCTGA
- a CDS encoding acetyl-CoA carboxylase biotin carboxylase subunit family protein has product MTDDVFVLGLDEENERILKRLPSAAGLRFRPLLSPDELQHGEIDFADLMKKACQQLDDFDGEPAAIVSYWDFPAATMAPLLCEEHGLPHVPLPAVLKCEHKYWSRLEQRKVIDELPPFGVVDLDGDPQPPPGVDFPMWLKPVKGFSSELAFHVRDKQGFADAVEELRAGVGRVGDPFEDVLRQVDLPPEIAEVGGAACLAESELHGVQAAVEGYVWKGEVRMYAALDSVDFPGRSSFLRHQYPSQLPDETVRRMFDVAERVMRQVGFENGTFSIEFFCDLRSGQVCLLEINPRHSQSHAELFELVDGVANHEIMVRLGLGQEPDFPRGSGRYRIAGRCYLRRFDGDAVVTRIPTQAEIAALCEELGGTTISVTPEEGQRLSELPEQDSYSFELAELIIGADTEDELEAKYDKCRERLRFEFED; this is encoded by the coding sequence ATGACTGACGACGTGTTCGTGCTCGGTCTTGACGAGGAGAACGAGCGCATCCTGAAAAGACTCCCGTCGGCGGCCGGGCTGCGGTTCCGCCCGCTGCTCAGCCCCGACGAGCTGCAGCACGGCGAGATCGACTTCGCGGACCTGATGAAGAAGGCCTGCCAGCAGCTGGACGATTTCGACGGCGAACCCGCCGCGATCGTGTCCTATTGGGACTTCCCGGCCGCGACCATGGCCCCGCTGCTGTGCGAGGAGCACGGGCTCCCGCACGTGCCGCTCCCCGCGGTGCTCAAATGCGAGCACAAGTACTGGAGCAGGCTCGAACAGCGGAAGGTGATCGACGAACTGCCCCCGTTCGGCGTCGTCGACCTGGACGGGGACCCGCAGCCGCCGCCGGGGGTGGACTTCCCGATGTGGCTGAAGCCGGTCAAGGGATTCTCGTCGGAACTGGCGTTCCACGTGCGGGACAAGCAGGGTTTCGCGGATGCCGTCGAGGAACTGCGGGCGGGTGTCGGGCGGGTCGGGGACCCGTTCGAGGACGTGCTGCGCCAGGTCGACCTGCCCCCGGAGATCGCCGAGGTCGGCGGGGCCGCGTGCCTCGCCGAATCCGAGCTGCACGGGGTGCAGGCGGCGGTCGAGGGGTACGTCTGGAAGGGCGAGGTGCGCATGTACGCCGCTCTGGATTCGGTCGATTTCCCCGGCCGGTCCTCGTTTCTGCGGCACCAGTACCCGTCGCAGCTGCCGGACGAGACGGTCCGGCGGATGTTCGACGTCGCCGAGCGCGTGATGCGCCAGGTCGGTTTCGAGAACGGCACCTTCAGCATCGAGTTCTTCTGCGACCTGCGGTCCGGGCAGGTGTGCCTGCTGGAGATCAACCCGCGGCACTCGCAGTCGCACGCGGAGCTGTTCGAGCTGGTCGACGGGGTGGCCAACCACGAGATCATGGTGCGGCTGGGGCTCGGCCAGGAACCGGACTTCCCGCGCGGCAGCGGGCGGTACCGCATCGCCGGCCGCTGCTACCTGCGCCGCTTCGACGGCGACGCGGTGGTGACCCGGATTCCGACCCAGGCCGAGATCGCCGCGCTGTGCGAGGAACTCGGCGGCACGACGATTTCGGTCACCCCGGAGGAAGGCCAGCGGCTTTCGGAGCTGCCGGAGCAGGACAGCTACTCGTTCGAGCTGGCGGAGCTGATCATCGGCGCGGACACCGAGGACGAGCTCGAGGCCAAGTACGACAAGTGCCGCGAGCGGCTGCGGTTCGAATTCGAGGACTGA
- a CDS encoding DUF2188 domain-containing protein, with protein sequence MEGDVETLYENQLWKNRVEGHQRAANTAKSRAEAVKTGRHMAKARRSVHTVRAEDGTVASRDDYRTSRRGVPLPLE encoded by the coding sequence GTGGAGGGCGACGTCGAGACGCTGTATGAGAACCAGCTGTGGAAGAACCGCGTGGAGGGGCACCAGCGCGCGGCGAACACGGCGAAGTCCCGTGCGGAAGCGGTGAAAACGGGGCGGCATATGGCGAAGGCCCGGCGGTCTGTCCACACTGTCCGCGCGGAGGACGGGACAGTGGCCAGCCGCGACGACTACCGGACCAGTCGTCGCGGCGTGCCGCTGCCGTTGGAGTGA